A genomic window from Lycium barbarum isolate Lr01 chromosome 4, ASM1917538v2, whole genome shotgun sequence includes:
- the LOC132634688 gene encoding B3 domain-containing protein Os03g0120900-like, with the protein MNLFSGGRGFNDQGSSKSTHPFSHSSSPSTSSSSSSSQKILVPFSYQRSWLSSSRTTNNGEDLVMMDTPPSADEAAENHNHPHQLDLGVGASSTANIEREHMFDKVVTPSDVGKLNRLVIPKQHAEKYFPLDSSTNEKGLLLNFEDRNGKPWRFRYSYWNSSQSYVMTKGWSRFVKEKKLDAGDRVSFQRGVGELGKDRLFIDWRRRPDAPDHFTTHFSNTSSIYRSNNMQYPAAAAWNHPLFLQPPLGHSHLHSRLMLEPAAAGSMSHHQQQSSYPPPRYSAYGNTTPNYYYDSTCNFNNSTTVVNGNPCPSASVVYLRSGLAQQQRGTNSSTSVGGIVEPVVFDSVPIVQGKAAAKRLRLFGVNMDCTISDSDDSCEMSSSSSLPATPTYSHLPQFLPSISRTFNNYDVIPAATQEESKASMSLDLDLDI; encoded by the coding sequence ATGAATTTATTCTCAGGTGGACGTGGGTTCAACGATCAAGGCTCCTCAAAAAGCACACACCCATTTTCTcattcttcttcaccatccacttcttcttcttcttcttccagccAGAAGATTCTAGTTCCTTTCTCCTATCAAAGAAGTTGGTTAAGCAGCAGCAGGACCACTAATAATGGTGAAGATCTCGTAATGATGGATACTCCCCCTAGCGCAGATGAGGCAGCTGAAAATCATAACCATCCTCATCAGCTTGATCTGGGAGTTGGCGCAAGTAGCACTGCTAATATTGAGAGAGAGCACATGTTCGATAAGGTAGTCACTCCCAGTGACGTGGGCAAGCTCAACCGGTTAGTCATCCCCAAACAGCACGCTGAGAAGTATTTTCCTCTGGATTCCTCGACCAACGAGAAAGGGCTCCTTCTGAATTTTGAAGATAGGAATGGGAAGCCTTGGCGGTTCAGATATTCGTACTGGAATAGCAGCCAAAGCTATGTAATGACCAAAGGTTGGAGCCGGTTCGTGAAGGAGAAGAAGCTGGATGCTGGGGATAGAGTCTCATTTCAGCGTGGAGTGGGTGAATTGGGCAAGGATCGTCTCTTCATCGACTGGAGGCGCCGTCCAGACGCCCCCGACCACTTCACTACTCATTTCTCTAATACTAGTAGTATCTACCGCTCCAATAATATGCAGTACCCAGCTGCTGCTGCTTGGAATCATCCGCTCTTTCTGCAGCCGCCGCTAGGCCATTCACATTTACATTCCCGTCTGATGCTGGAACCTGCAGCTGCAGGCAGCATGTCTCATCATCAGCAGCAATCTTCTTATCCTCCTCCTAGATACAGCGCTTATGGAAACACTACTCCTAATTATTACTACGACAGTACTTGTAATTTCAACAACAGTACAACCGTAGTAAATGGAAACCCTTGTCCGAGCGCGTCAGTAGTTTATCTCAGATCGGGCTTAGCACAACAGCAAAGAGGTACTAATAGTAGTACTAGTGTTGGAGGGATTGTGGAGCCAGTGGTGTTCGACTCCGTACCGATTGTCCAAGGCAAGGCAGCAGCAAAGCGACTCAGGCTGTTCGGCGTCAATATGGACTGTACCATCTCAGACTCGGATGATTCATGTGAAATGTCCTCATCCTCCTCCTTGCCGGCTACACCAACTTATTCTCATCTTCCCCAATTTTTACCCTCAATTTCAAGGACTTTTAACAACTACGATGTCATCCCCGCAGCCACCCAAGAAGAATCCAAGGCATCCATGTccttggatttggatttggatattTGA